The Planococcus versutus genome contains a region encoding:
- a CDS encoding ABC transporter ATP-binding protein, which translates to MLLDVKHMSLSLKRAGKYSKILDDISFYLEQGETLGIVGESGCGKSMTALSLMQLLPDKARLEGEVDLQGQMISGSSKRKLEKIRGNQMSMIFQDPLTSLNPLQTVGVQVEESLILHTKKNKKERRKRVLELLNAVGLPRAEELIDEYPHQLSGGMRQRIMIAIAMACEPQLLICDEPTTALDVTVQAQILELMNEIKRETRMGIIMITHDMGVVAEVCDRVLVMYAGKIVEEAHATELFGNPKHPYTQGLLASIPKLGRRKEKLGSIPGTVPTPGSMPNGCRFADRCPYVMDICRTVTPQMIQVKENHQTACWLYDEKGGNENATTRSHELETTLYN; encoded by the coding sequence ATGTTATTGGATGTTAAACACATGTCCTTATCCTTGAAACGAGCAGGTAAATATTCGAAAATCTTGGACGACATCTCTTTCTATTTAGAACAAGGAGAGACGCTTGGAATCGTTGGTGAATCAGGTTGTGGAAAAAGCATGACCGCGTTGTCGCTGATGCAATTACTACCCGATAAAGCACGACTTGAAGGAGAAGTGGATTTACAAGGACAGATGATTTCAGGATCTTCGAAACGTAAATTAGAGAAAATTAGAGGCAACCAAATGTCGATGATCTTCCAAGATCCGCTAACGTCACTTAATCCGCTCCAAACAGTAGGCGTCCAGGTTGAAGAATCCCTTATTCTGCATACGAAAAAAAATAAAAAAGAGCGCAGAAAACGTGTCTTAGAACTGCTGAATGCTGTAGGACTGCCAAGAGCTGAAGAACTAATTGATGAATATCCACATCAATTATCCGGTGGAATGCGGCAACGTATTATGATTGCCATCGCAATGGCTTGTGAACCTCAACTTTTAATTTGTGATGAACCAACAACGGCATTAGATGTTACGGTTCAAGCTCAAATTTTGGAATTAATGAATGAAATTAAACGCGAAACCCGCATGGGAATCATCATGATTACTCATGACATGGGTGTCGTAGCAGAAGTTTGTGACCGTGTACTTGTAATGTATGCTGGAAAAATTGTAGAAGAAGCACACGCCACTGAATTGTTCGGGAATCCAAAGCACCCATACACTCAAGGACTTTTAGCATCTATACCGAAACTCGGAAGAAGGAAAGAAAAACTTGGGTCGATTCCAGGTACGGTTCCAACGCCGGGAAGTATGCCAAATGGCTGCAGGTTTGCCGATCGTTGCCCGTACGTTATGGATATTTGTCGTACTGTAACACCTCAAATGATTCAAGTTAAAGAAAATCATCAGACGGCTTGCTGGCTTTATGATGAAAAAGGAGGGAATGAGAATGCCACTACTCGAAGTCACGAACTTGAAACAACACTTTACAACTAA
- a CDS encoding ABC transporter ATP-binding protein — translation MRMPLLEVTNLKQHFTTKKGFVGNKTIVKAVDGVSITIEEGKTLGIVGESGCGKSSLGRSILRLVEPTEGSIKFEGQEITNMSAKEMKELRKEMQIVFQDPYASLNPRRTVRQILEAPLIIHNIGNKTDRKELIESLSEKIGLRKEQLSNYPHEFSGGQRQRIGIARAMALNPKLIIADEPVSALDVSVQSQVLNLMLELQQERNLSYMFISHDLSVVQHISDKVAVMYLGKVVEIADVAKVYDTPIHPYTRALLSALPIPDPTHIKSRIILQGDLPSPSNPPTGCTFHTRCPMATKECKEIVPPLEEKEPGHFAACIHV, via the coding sequence ATGAGAATGCCACTACTCGAAGTCACGAACTTGAAACAACACTTTACAACTAAAAAGGGCTTTGTAGGTAATAAAACGATTGTTAAAGCAGTTGATGGGGTTTCAATAACTATTGAAGAAGGAAAGACACTTGGCATAGTTGGTGAATCAGGTTGTGGAAAATCCAGTCTTGGTCGCTCCATTTTAAGGCTCGTGGAACCAACCGAAGGAAGTATCAAGTTCGAAGGCCAAGAAATTACCAATATGTCTGCAAAAGAGATGAAAGAGTTGCGTAAAGAAATGCAGATCGTTTTTCAAGATCCTTATGCTTCGTTAAATCCAAGACGTACGGTACGCCAAATTCTTGAAGCGCCACTTATTATTCATAACATAGGAAATAAGACAGACCGCAAAGAGTTAATTGAAAGTCTATCTGAAAAAATAGGGCTTCGGAAAGAACAATTAAGCAACTATCCCCATGAATTTTCAGGAGGGCAACGTCAACGTATTGGTATCGCCCGGGCGATGGCATTAAATCCGAAATTGATCATCGCTGATGAACCGGTTTCTGCACTTGATGTCTCGGTGCAGTCACAAGTACTAAACTTAATGCTTGAACTTCAGCAAGAGCGAAATTTAAGTTATATGTTCATCTCGCATGATTTATCGGTAGTTCAGCATATTTCAGATAAAGTGGCTGTGATGTATTTAGGGAAAGTAGTTGAAATTGCTGATGTTGCAAAAGTCTATGATACGCCGATTCATCCATATACGCGTGCACTTTTGTCAGCATTGCCAATTCCAGATCCGACTCATATTAAAAGTCGAATAATTCTTCAAGGTGATTTGCCAAGTCCATCCAATCCACCAACGGGTTGCACGTTCCACACGCGTTGTCCAATGGCTACAAAAGAATGTAAGGAAATCGTACCTCCATTAGAAGAAAAAGAACCAGGTCATTTTGCGGCTTGCATTCATGTTTGA
- a CDS encoding ABC transporter permease: MDALRFIGKRLLLMIPIIIGISILTFSISNTIPGDPARLILGPKATPDGLEALREDMGLNDPLYVQYGRYMGGIVQGDLGQSTYSQRPVMDDLLRYSPATFELTMFAMFITLIIGIPFGVISASRKDRIADQFTRIFALIGVAMPAFWLGLLLLLFFYLKLGVLPGSGRLDGGMSPPEYITGMYTIDALLTGNWSVFYAAFMHLILPGITLAAVTVGMITRMTRSSMLTVLQSDYIRTAFAKGAPENRVLYGHALRNGIMPVITLLGMAFGHALGGSILVEAVFSWPGLGQYAVNAINYLDFPAVMGVTMLIAVMFIIVNLIVDTLYFFIDPRLKHS; the protein is encoded by the coding sequence ATGGACGCGTTACGATTTATCGGTAAACGATTGCTGTTGATGATACCAATTATAATCGGTATCAGCATCCTGACTTTCTCTATTTCTAATACAATTCCGGGAGACCCTGCTCGACTCATACTTGGACCAAAAGCTACTCCAGATGGGCTCGAAGCACTGCGTGAAGATATGGGATTAAACGATCCTCTTTATGTGCAATATGGAAGATATATGGGCGGAATTGTCCAAGGTGATCTTGGACAGAGTACGTATTCTCAACGACCGGTTATGGACGATTTGTTGAGGTACTCACCAGCCACATTTGAACTGACAATGTTTGCAATGTTTATCACATTAATCATCGGAATTCCTTTCGGAGTCATCAGTGCCAGCAGGAAAGACCGGATTGCTGACCAATTCACCAGGATTTTCGCACTGATAGGTGTAGCTATGCCAGCGTTTTGGCTTGGGTTGTTATTGCTCCTATTCTTCTACTTGAAGCTCGGTGTATTGCCAGGTTCTGGACGTTTGGATGGAGGTATGTCTCCACCAGAGTATATTACAGGCATGTACACAATTGATGCTTTGTTAACAGGAAACTGGTCTGTGTTTTATGCAGCTTTTATGCATTTAATTTTGCCAGGAATTACGTTGGCTGCGGTGACAGTTGGGATGATTACTCGAATGACTAGGTCGAGTATGCTGACTGTGTTACAAAGCGATTATATCCGCACGGCTTTTGCAAAAGGAGCGCCTGAAAATCGAGTACTTTACGGACATGCACTTCGTAACGGTATTATGCCAGTCATCACGCTTCTCGGTATGGCATTTGGACATGCGCTTGGAGGCAGTATTCTGGTAGAAGCTGTGTTTTCGTGGCCAGGACTAGGTCAGTATGCTGTGAATGCCATCAACTACTTAGATTTCCCGGCGGTTATGGGTGTGACAATGTTGATTGCAGTCATGTTTATTATTGTTAACTTGATTGTCGATACATTATATTTCTTCATTGATCCAAGATTGAAACATAGCTAG
- the nikC gene encoding nickel transporter permease has translation MVELARRIFRSPLTVLGLFIVLGILIAALFAPVIATHSPTEVDLVSKLEAPSVEHFFGTDEVGRDIFSRVVYGTRISLRIGLLVVLIAFPLGTILGAIAGYMGGRIDQVIMRITDIFLSFPGIILAMSIAAALGPSIENVMLALAATWWPWYTRIVRSSVLSIKHSEFIEASRALGANPFRILFKEIIPNSIAPATIQASLDLGFVILAAAGLSFIGLGAQPPSPEWGAMLSNSREILREAWWAATFPGIAILLTVLGFNLLGDGLNDLLDPKQR, from the coding sequence GTGGTTGAGTTGGCACGAAGAATTTTCAGAAGCCCGTTGACAGTGCTCGGTCTCTTCATTGTTTTAGGAATATTAATCGCTGCGTTATTTGCTCCAGTAATTGCTACTCACAGCCCAACCGAGGTGGATTTGGTGAGTAAACTCGAAGCGCCAAGTGTTGAACATTTTTTTGGTACGGATGAAGTTGGAAGGGATATTTTCAGCCGAGTTGTGTACGGCACGAGGATTTCATTGCGTATCGGTCTCTTAGTAGTATTGATAGCATTCCCATTGGGTACAATACTCGGCGCAATTGCCGGGTATATGGGCGGCCGAATCGACCAAGTGATTATGCGAATTACAGATATTTTTCTCTCTTTTCCAGGCATCATTTTGGCAATGTCAATAGCAGCTGCACTTGGACCATCCATTGAAAATGTCATGTTGGCGCTTGCCGCTACTTGGTGGCCTTGGTATACGAGAATTGTTCGTTCATCGGTACTGTCAATCAAACATTCGGAATTTATTGAAGCATCGCGAGCACTCGGAGCAAATCCATTTCGGATTTTGTTCAAGGAAATCATTCCGAATTCTATTGCACCAGCTACCATCCAAGCATCTTTGGATCTTGGATTCGTTATTTTAGCTGCTGCGGGACTCAGTTTTATTGGTCTCGGTGCACAGCCACCTTCACCAGAATGGGGCGCGATGCTTTCGAATAGTCGTGAAATACTGCGTGAAGCTTGGTGGGCTGCAACGTTCCCAGGCATTGCCATTCTATTGACTGTACTAGGATTTAACTTACTTGGAGATGGACTGAATGATTTGCTAGATCCAAAACAGCGCTGA
- a CDS encoding ABC transporter substrate-binding protein has translation MKFKNQWSKLFLFLVIAVLVLAGCQNYSEEETSSSEGTTTSSNENFNAEVFNFATNQDIPGLDPHGAAANTTFRVIYLMYDRLVTYEGSSTEPTPMLAKSWDISEDGLEYTFHLVEDAKFHDGSPVTAEAVQYSFTRAIDVGKSAAGIFNKVIDKDSFEVVDDYTIKITLKEPFAPFISTLGTAFGNIINPVLEEKHGDDLGESVLAETEMGSGPYVLESWNRGETMVMKANPDYWGEAPTMETVNIRFISEASTARLMLEKGEIDLIDNTVISPEVLGQMRDTEGVEVVEADGYQIDYMPMNTEKGALADVKVRQAIAHSINYDALLESVYLDQAERIGGAVPKGMFGFSEEAKLYEYDLDKAKKLLKEAGHETGLTLEIAISDDSEVRSNTALLLQSDLEKVGVTLDIKTYAWPTFLDLVTSGKHDFGLVSWTPDYPDPDYNLWYFAHSSSKGPGFNLAFYENSEVDSLLEEARTSTDEALREQNYMEIQNTMAEEVPYIFVAQPKLEAPMRTWVKGYELNPMNSWYVPFHKITKEE, from the coding sequence GTGAAGTTCAAAAATCAGTGGTCAAAGTTATTTTTATTCCTCGTTATCGCTGTTTTAGTACTTGCAGGCTGCCAAAATTATAGTGAAGAAGAAACGAGTTCGTCAGAAGGAACAACTACAAGTTCAAATGAAAACTTCAATGCTGAAGTCTTTAATTTTGCCACTAACCAAGATATTCCAGGACTTGATCCCCATGGAGCAGCGGCAAATACAACATTTCGTGTTATTTATCTTATGTATGATCGTCTTGTGACATATGAAGGCTCATCAACTGAACCTACACCGATGCTTGCAAAGAGCTGGGATATCTCTGAAGATGGGCTTGAATATACATTTCATCTTGTCGAAGATGCAAAATTTCATGATGGTTCTCCAGTGACGGCTGAAGCCGTACAGTATTCATTTACACGAGCCATTGATGTCGGGAAATCTGCTGCAGGAATTTTCAATAAAGTTATTGATAAAGATAGTTTCGAAGTTGTTGATGATTATACGATAAAAATCACATTGAAAGAACCATTTGCACCATTTATCAGTACATTAGGAACAGCTTTCGGTAATATCATCAACCCGGTACTAGAAGAAAAGCACGGAGATGATCTTGGAGAAAGTGTTCTTGCTGAAACTGAAATGGGCTCAGGGCCGTATGTCTTAGAAAGCTGGAATCGTGGTGAAACCATGGTGATGAAAGCAAATCCAGATTACTGGGGAGAAGCCCCAACTATGGAAACTGTTAATATTCGATTTATTTCAGAAGCTTCTACTGCGCGTCTTATGCTAGAAAAAGGAGAAATCGATTTGATTGATAATACGGTCATTTCACCTGAAGTACTTGGACAGATGCGAGATACAGAAGGTGTAGAAGTTGTTGAAGCAGACGGCTATCAAATTGACTATATGCCAATGAATACAGAAAAAGGTGCACTTGCTGATGTGAAAGTACGCCAAGCAATTGCTCACAGTATCAATTACGATGCTCTTCTTGAAAGTGTCTATTTGGATCAGGCAGAACGTATTGGTGGGGCAGTTCCGAAAGGAATGTTTGGATTTAGCGAGGAAGCTAAGCTTTACGAATATGATCTTGATAAAGCGAAAAAACTATTAAAAGAAGCAGGTCATGAAACTGGTTTAACACTTGAAATAGCGATTTCAGACGACAGTGAAGTACGAAGCAATACCGCTTTGTTATTGCAATCTGATTTAGAGAAAGTTGGCGTAACATTAGATATCAAAACATATGCATGGCCAACATTCCTGGATTTGGTAACAAGCGGCAAACATGATTTCGGCCTTGTTTCTTGGACGCCAGACTATCCAGATCCTGACTATAACCTTTGGTACTTTGCTCATTCATCAAGCAAAGGCCCTGGATTCAACTTGGCATTCTATGAAAACAGTGAAGTCGATAGCTTGCTAGAAGAAGCTCGAACTTCAACAGATGAAGCACTACGAGAACAAAATTACATGGAAATTCAAAATACAATGGCTGAAGAAGTTCCTTATATCTTTGTTGCACAACCGAAACTTGAAGCACCTATGCGTACATGGGTCAAAGGGTATGAACTAAACCCGATGAATTCTTGGTACGTACCGTTCCATAAAATTACAAAAGAAGAGTAA
- a CDS encoding M14 family metallopeptidase yields the protein MSTKWGIGNLFAAKGEKTKGHLELPTLNEKLPAFLANGLHEGPTVLVMGGIHGCEYTSIDAALKIGISLDPKYIQGKIIILPIVNISSFYARSIYVHPDDQKNLNRMFPGIQHGTSAERLAYWLNEIVFKKVDYIIDLHGGDMIEALVPFTIYHVTEDKKVLQISKEMASLFDIKYVIGSDGQVPGSTYGCAAEQGIPAIIAEAGQQGILSKEQSLMLQEGVKNILISIHVLKGKVINRNSIYLSVFEWYRSDVQCLWYPEIAIGDQVEKGQLLGRLSDEFGETIREVYSNSTGIVLFLVSSLAINQNDPLLAVGA from the coding sequence ATGAGCACTAAATGGGGAATTGGTAATTTGTTTGCTGCTAAAGGAGAAAAAACAAAAGGACATTTGGAACTGCCAACGCTCAACGAAAAGTTACCTGCATTTTTAGCCAATGGATTACATGAAGGTCCAACCGTCCTTGTTATGGGTGGGATTCATGGGTGTGAGTACACCTCTATTGACGCCGCATTAAAAATTGGGATCTCATTGGATCCTAAGTATATACAAGGCAAGATAATCATACTCCCAATTGTGAATATCTCTTCATTTTATGCGCGTAGTATCTATGTTCATCCTGATGATCAGAAAAATCTGAACCGGATGTTTCCAGGAATTCAACATGGAACAAGCGCAGAACGCTTAGCTTATTGGCTGAATGAGATAGTTTTTAAGAAAGTAGACTATATTATCGATCTTCATGGAGGCGATATGATTGAAGCACTGGTCCCATTTACTATTTATCATGTGACAGAGGATAAAAAAGTTCTTCAAATCTCTAAAGAAATGGCTTCTCTTTTTGACATCAAATATGTAATTGGAAGTGATGGACAAGTACCGGGTTCAACATATGGTTGCGCTGCAGAACAAGGGATCCCTGCAATTATCGCTGAAGCAGGTCAACAAGGAATTCTCAGTAAAGAACAATCTTTAATGTTGCAAGAAGGCGTAAAGAATATTCTTATATCAATCCATGTACTGAAAGGAAAAGTTATCAATAGAAATTCGATATACCTATCTGTCTTTGAATGGTATCGTTCTGATGTCCAATGTCTTTGGTATCCTGAGATAGCAATTGGAGATCAAGTAGAAAAAGGACAGTTGCTTGGTCGATTGTCTGATGAATTTGGTGAAACTATTCGGGAAGTATATTCGAATTCAACGGGTATTGTTCTTTTTCTTGTCAGTTCACTGGCAATCAATCAAAATGATCCATTACTTGCAGTGGGGGCGTAA
- a CDS encoding amidase, with protein sequence MEHLLDISLTELAKLYRNTEVSPVEIVKATFERQLKVEPQLNAFISLTEKEALQQAKEAEKHFLRRESVHILTGIPFSAKDLFYTKDIRTTCASNILRNFKPDFTATAIKKLLENGAVMIGKNNMLEFAYGVVHPDFGKTNNPWDLSKTSGGSSSGSVAAVASGIGFFSLGTDTGGSIRIPASYCGVVGLKPTRGLVSTHGVFPLSQSLDHAGPIARNALDAALVIETISGCDSEDPYSLAGKITAVDIENFYASINKRIGILPERQLGGLTPDVRSVYKNTLKHVQSLGWEIEEITIPGWSQTEDIIMNVLLPEAAQIHKQWLDRKKEYATMTYHQIEMGMEKKAVDYLDGLLSLKKYTEDVTRLFKSIDFLLLPTVAFAAPAEDPVIGSSEEDEMVFTGPFNISGHPAVTINMGFTENGLPVGMQLVAPHFRDIELLQAAAQLEHLRAVKLPPLIGKGV encoded by the coding sequence ATGGAACATTTATTGGATATCTCACTCACAGAACTCGCCAAGCTTTACCGAAATACTGAAGTATCACCAGTCGAAATTGTAAAAGCTACTTTTGAGCGACAACTAAAAGTTGAACCTCAGCTAAACGCATTTATTTCACTTACTGAAAAAGAAGCGCTGCAACAAGCAAAAGAAGCAGAAAAACACTTTTTAAGGCGTGAATCTGTTCATATATTAACTGGAATTCCTTTTTCTGCAAAAGATTTGTTTTATACGAAAGACATTCGGACTACGTGCGCTTCAAATATTCTCAGAAATTTCAAACCAGATTTTACTGCTACTGCTATTAAAAAGCTTTTAGAAAATGGTGCTGTAATGATTGGCAAGAATAATATGTTGGAGTTTGCTTATGGTGTAGTTCACCCTGATTTTGGAAAAACAAATAATCCGTGGGATCTTTCCAAAACTTCTGGAGGTTCTTCAAGTGGATCGGTAGCAGCAGTTGCAAGTGGTATCGGGTTTTTCTCGTTAGGCACTGATACGGGTGGATCGATCCGAATTCCAGCTTCTTACTGCGGCGTAGTTGGATTAAAGCCAACACGTGGACTTGTTAGTACACACGGTGTCTTTCCGCTGTCACAGTCGCTCGATCATGCTGGGCCTATAGCTCGAAATGCGCTTGACGCTGCGCTTGTAATCGAAACAATTTCAGGATGTGACTCGGAAGATCCTTACTCGCTTGCAGGAAAAATTACAGCAGTCGACATTGAAAATTTTTATGCATCGATTAATAAACGTATTGGTATTTTACCTGAGCGACAGCTCGGAGGGCTTACACCAGATGTTCGTAGCGTTTATAAAAATACACTTAAACACGTACAATCACTCGGTTGGGAAATAGAAGAAATCACAATTCCAGGTTGGTCGCAGACTGAAGATATCATTATGAACGTCTTGCTTCCGGAAGCAGCCCAAATTCATAAGCAATGGCTTGATCGAAAAAAAGAGTACGCAACCATGACATATCATCAAATTGAAATGGGCATGGAAAAGAAAGCGGTCGATTATTTAGACGGCTTGCTTAGTTTAAAAAAATATACTGAAGATGTCACAAGGCTATTTAAGAGTATAGACTTTTTATTATTGCCAACGGTAGCTTTTGCGGCGCCTGCTGAAGACCCAGTTATTGGCAGTTCAGAAGAAGATGAAATGGTTTTTACAGGACCATTTAATATTTCGGGACATCCAGCGGTTACGATCAATATGGGATTCACTGAAAATGGATTGCCAGTTGGAATGCAGCTCGTTGCTCCACATTTCCGAGATATTGAGCTTTTGCAAGCTGCAGCACAACTTGAACACTTAAGAGCTGTGAAGTTGCCGCCACTGATTGGAAAAGGAGTTTAG
- a CDS encoding M20 family metallopeptidase: MQTILEYSEQHKNDMKETLIRLVQAESPSRNKLLSDRCGQVLADLFEELVEGQVKVIEKETVGNQYRFTVGSGSAQILIIGHYDTVWDQATIPLREENGVLYGPGVFDMKGGLIVTLWALKALKSTGIDLTKKIVFLVTSDEEIGSSHSRALIEEEAKKSELVLVPESSISNSGSVKTFRKGIGIFKIEVNGIAVHAGINPWQGVSAIDELVLQLQKIKKLDDREAGISVNIGTISGGTRTNVVADYAEAMIDVRFTTKVQGQELEAALRSSLPFSQRAVVTITGDINRYPMEETKEVLTLFNELKEIAEGHGYVLQKGGSGGASDGNFTATLGIPTIDGLGPMGDGAHAVHEHILLGNLPYRAALIAELLERHLTYKEGI; this comes from the coding sequence ATGCAAACTATTCTGGAATACTCGGAACAACATAAAAATGACATGAAAGAAACATTAATTCGTCTTGTTCAAGCAGAATCACCTTCACGCAATAAGCTACTATCCGATCGTTGTGGCCAAGTATTGGCAGATTTGTTTGAGGAGTTGGTTGAAGGGCAAGTAAAAGTAATTGAAAAAGAAACTGTTGGCAATCAGTATCGCTTTACGGTCGGTTCTGGCTCTGCACAAATACTGATTATTGGTCACTACGATACAGTGTGGGATCAAGCAACTATCCCGTTGCGTGAAGAAAATGGAGTGCTTTATGGACCTGGTGTATTCGATATGAAAGGCGGATTGATTGTCACGTTATGGGCATTAAAAGCATTAAAGAGTACAGGTATTGACTTAACTAAAAAAATCGTCTTTCTTGTAACGTCAGATGAAGAAATTGGCAGCTCGCATTCGCGTGCGCTAATCGAAGAAGAAGCAAAAAAAAGCGAGCTTGTGCTGGTGCCTGAATCGAGTATTTCTAATTCTGGATCTGTCAAAACGTTCCGTAAAGGCATTGGGATTTTTAAGATCGAAGTTAACGGCATCGCGGTACACGCAGGCATCAATCCGTGGCAAGGAGTCAGTGCCATTGATGAACTTGTTCTCCAGTTACAGAAAATTAAAAAGTTAGACGATCGCGAAGCAGGAATTTCGGTGAACATAGGAACGATTTCCGGTGGAACCCGAACAAATGTAGTAGCAGATTATGCAGAAGCGATGATTGATGTGCGCTTTACGACGAAAGTACAAGGTCAAGAACTTGAGGCTGCTTTGCGTAGCAGTTTACCTTTTTCACAAAGAGCGGTCGTCACTATTACAGGTGATATTAACCGATATCCGATGGAAGAGACCAAAGAAGTCCTCACTTTGTTTAATGAACTTAAAGAAATTGCTGAGGGGCACGGTTATGTCCTTCAAAAGGGCGGTTCTGGAGGAGCTAGTGACGGCAATTTTACTGCAACACTTGGCATTCCAACGATTGATGGACTTGGACCAATGGGCGATGGTGCCCATGCTGTACATGAACATATCTTGCTTGGAAATTTACCTTATCGCGCAGCGTTAATTGCTGAATTGCTTGAACGTCATTTGACTTATAAGGAGGGCATATGA
- a CDS encoding creatininase family protein — MDMMTINLKEFKEMQKTVNTVLLPIGMIEAHGPHCALGTDVLIPREFVRRLEKERGNQILMAPEVTYGHSWGLASFPGTIDISAKAFSNYVFEICKGFYENGFNNIILFNGHGGNISSLDIVTEKLADIGVRTLTINWYVDYREDIKKIAANPGHAGEDETSLVLAINEKYAFTEGVGSHEIPLAKRFRFKDGGATLYPEAFSGDAENATAEKGEKLYRMMMNLILKDIDTLWKIEQQQERR, encoded by the coding sequence ATGGACATGATGACAATAAACTTAAAAGAATTTAAAGAAATGCAAAAAACGGTAAACACAGTGCTGTTGCCAATCGGCATGATTGAAGCGCACGGGCCACATTGCGCACTTGGAACGGATGTTTTGATTCCACGTGAGTTTGTTCGTCGATTAGAAAAAGAAAGAGGTAATCAGATTTTGATGGCACCTGAAGTAACATACGGCCATTCTTGGGGACTCGCATCATTCCCAGGTACCATTGATATTTCAGCAAAAGCGTTTAGCAATTACGTGTTCGAAATTTGCAAAGGATTTTATGAAAATGGGTTTAATAATATCATTTTGTTTAACGGCCATGGAGGCAATATTTCAAGTCTTGATATTGTAACTGAAAAACTTGCAGATATCGGTGTTCGAACATTGACAATTAATTGGTATGTTGATTACCGAGAAGACATTAAAAAAATCGCAGCAAATCCAGGTCATGCCGGTGAAGACGAGACTTCACTGGTATTAGCAATTAACGAAAAATATGCTTTTACTGAAGGAGTAGGAAGCCACGAAATTCCTTTAGCAAAACGTTTTCGTTTTAAGGATGGAGGCGCCACATTATATCCAGAAGCTTTCTCTGGTGATGCAGAAAATGCGACAGCTGAAAAAGGTGAAAAATTATACCGCATGATGATGAACTTGATACTCAAAGATATTGATACATTATGGAAAATTGAACAGCAACAAGAGAGGAGATAA